Proteins co-encoded in one Montipora capricornis isolate CH-2021 chromosome 12, ASM3666992v2, whole genome shotgun sequence genomic window:
- the LOC138025575 gene encoding uncharacterized protein, with protein sequence MEKEALALIWAWERYHAYIYGMRFHLVTDHKPLEVINGPRSNPCARIERWLIRLQPYDFRVVYAPGQSNVADPLSRFVRRNKAANNQHGAEEYVRFGAISATPAALTTREVEEASAVDDELKALREAIKTGRFEKCKGYAPAAGEMHGLPITIESDNGPQFISGELQEYCVQNGIVHLLTTTKWPQANGEVERQNASLMKRIRIAQAEGVDWAKELRRYVTRYRSIDHTTTGKSPAELLFNMKMRGKLPELHADCHLDLETRDRDAEVKAKTKSYAGKASNAKPSDIAVGDQVLVRQERKDKFSTPFNPTPHRVVSKTGNSVIVEAPDGTQYSRNTSHVKRFMMDDPVPTPETPSGNPDGIVVPTALPSQVLSEPTPAVPAIPQNEPPARRSTLSAEASAENGNEAVAVRRDIAVDQATVPSTPATPRLTQRPQRETRPPERYKDYVFK encoded by the exons ATGGAGAAAGAGGCCCTCGCCCTCATTTGGGCATGGGAGAGGTACCACGCATACATTTATGGAATGAGATTTCATCTGGTGACCGATCACAAGCCGTTGGAAGTGATCAATGGACCTCGTTCCAACCCCTGTGCCCGCATCGAACGTTGGTTAATTCGTCTACAGCCCTATGATTTCCGTGTCGTGTATGCTCCAGGGCAGAGCAATGTAGCTGATCCCCTTTCCCGCTTTGTCAGACGGAACAAAGCAGCAAATAATCAACATGGTGCAGAAGAGTATGTTCGATTTGGAGCTATCAGTGCCACACCCGCAGCCCTAACCACGAGAGAAGTTGAAGAAGCATCTGCAGTGGATGACGAGTTGAAAGCTCTGAGAGAAGCAATTAAAACCGGTCGATTTGAGAAATGCAAGGGTTATGCGCCAGCTGCAGGGGAAAT GCACGGTCTTCCCATAACTATCGAGTCCGACAATGGACCGCAATTCATCTCTGGAGAACTCCAAGAATACTGTGTGCAGAATGGAATTGTGCATCTCTTGACAACAACGAAATGGCCCCAGGCCAACGGGGAAGTTGAGAGGCAGAACGCGTCCCTCATGAAGAGAATTCGCATTGCCCAAGCTGAGGGGGTCGACTGGGCGAAGGAGTTAAGAAGATATGTGACGAGATACCGGAGTATTGATCACACCACCACTGGTAAAAGCCCTGCTGAATTGTTGTTCAATATGAAGATGAGAGGGAAGCTGCCAGAGTTACATGCTGATTGCCATTTAGACCTAGAAACTCGGGATAGAGATGCAGAGGTGAAGGCAAAGACCAAATCATATGCAGGCAAAGCATCGAATGCTAAACCATCAGATATTGCAGTCGGTGATCAAGTACTAGTAAGACAAGAGAGAAAGGACAAATTCTCGACACCGTTCAATCCGACGCCACACCGAGTCGTTAGCAAGACTGGCAACAGTGTCATAGTAGAGGCTCCAGACGGGACCCAATACTCGAGAAACACCTCACATGTAAAGAGGTTTATGATGGATGACCCTGTACCGACACCTGAGACACCATCTGGTAACCCAGATGGAATTGTGGTACCCACCGCATTACCAAGCCAAGTGTTAAGTGAACCGACACCAGCAGTACCTGCCATACCACAGAATGAACCTCCAGCCAGGAGGAGTACACTGTCAGCAGAAGCAAGTGCAGAGAATGGAAACGAGGCAGTTGCAGTCCGTAGGGACATTGCGGTTGATCAGGCGACAGTACCTAGCACGCCAGCAACACCGAGGTTGACTCAGAGGCCTCAAAGGGAGACCAGACCTCCAGAGAGATACAAAGACTATGTTTTTAAATAA